One stretch of Bremerella cremea DNA includes these proteins:
- a CDS encoding bacterioferritin: MSKSKSIENLQQALSMELTACHQYQLHAAVMDDWGLDLLASRMREEMTEELGHSEKYLERILFLKGEPKMVLQKTPVRAESLTAVFESDLADEKEAIEFYTKASQQAATDSDIGTRSLFEGIVMDEEGHMAWLELQLDLIKRMGESAYIAKHMSSPTSG; this comes from the coding sequence ATGTCAAAGTCCAAATCAATCGAGAACCTGCAACAGGCCCTTTCGATGGAACTTACTGCTTGCCATCAATATCAGCTTCATGCCGCTGTGATGGACGATTGGGGGCTCGATTTGTTGGCCAGCCGGATGCGGGAAGAAATGACCGAGGAACTTGGCCATTCCGAGAAGTACCTGGAACGCATCTTGTTCCTCAAAGGGGAACCGAAGATGGTCCTGCAAAAGACGCCAGTCCGGGCCGAATCGCTAACAGCGGTCTTCGAGTCCGATTTAGCAGACGAAAAAGAAGCGATTGAGTTCTATACTAAAGCCTCGCAGCAAGCTGCTACCGATTCCGACATCGGAACGCGGTCGCTTTTTGAAGGCATTGTCATGGATGAAGAAGGGCACATGGCTTGGCTAGAACTACAGCTTGACCTGATCAAACGAATGGGAGAATCGGCCTATATCGCGAAGCACATGTCTTCGCCCACCTCAG